In bacterium, the genomic stretch AGAGTTTTACCTACAAACGAATTGTTAACCTCTTTCAAAGTGTCGCAAGCACCTACATAAGGAATACAAGCCCCATATTTTTCTGCACCTTCTTTAATTCTTTTAAAAAGTTCAAGAGTCAAAAACGGTCTTGCTACATCGTGGACAAAAACTATATCATTCTTTTTTTCAAAAGCTTTTAGCCCGTTTCTAATAGAATCTTGCCGATGTTGCCCACCAGAAACAACCTTAACATTTTTATAACCATTTTCAATTCTTGGTTTCCACTTTTTTACATCTGCTAAAGGTAAAACGATTACTATCTCGTCTACTTCATTATGAAACAAGTCCAACGAATAGTAGATTAACTCTTTACCAGCAACCTTCAAAAAAGCCTTAGGTTGACCATCCAACCTTGTACCACCACCGCCACCTGCTATTATAACACCTATCATTTTTAGCTACCAATATAACAATTCTGTTGTTCGCATCTTAACAACATTCACTTAAATGTTTTTAATAAACCCAAACGCTACCGGTAAATATTCTATAATATCAGAAGCAATAAGCGAAATTTCGCCCTTCTCTTTCGTAGCAAAGTCCCCTGCAAGCCCGTGGATATATACGCCCAATTTCCCCGCTTCAAAATAGTCTAAACCTTGCACCAGAAAACTTCCTATAATTCCTGCCAGAACATCTCCGCTACCAGCAGACGCCATACCAGGGTTACCTGTAAGGTTAACGTAAAGTTGTTGCCCATCTGTAACAATAGTACGAGCACCTTTTAAAACAACTACGGTACTATTTTCTTTAGCAAAATCTCTTCCTACTTTTTCCCTACATTTTTGTATATTGTGAGTTTTTAGAGAAGTTAAATAACCCATCTCCCCTGGATGTGGGGTAAGAATACTACCAAATTTAAGGTTTTTCAATATATCTTTTTCTTCTGAAACAATTTTTAACGCATCAGCATCTATCACAACAGGTTTACCTGCTTGCATAATAACCTGTTTAACAAAATCTGCAGTTTCAATATTTGTAGATATACCTGGACCTATGACAATACCGTCAACTTTTTCATTTATAAATTTTAAGCACGGTTTTACAGCTTGTTTAGAAAAAGTGCGGGTGGCAGTTTCAGGCAACGGTAAACTCATTGCTTCAGTAAGTTTTACCTCCAGAATATCATTTAAACTTTCAGGAATCCCAACAGTTACAAGACCGCAACCGCTCCTTAAAGCAGCATTAGCAGTAAGGCACACGGCTCCAGTCAGTCCTGTGCTACCCCCTAAAACCAAAAGATGTCCATAATCGCCTTTATGAGTCTCTTTTAATCTTTCTGGTATCTTCATTTTTTTATAACACCAATATCATAAAAATAGACAACCGTTTTATTGATTAAATTGCATAAAGCGCAAAAGTTTTACTATTTATTATATACGATACAGACAGCAATAGCAATATCTTTTATATGAGATATTGAAAGAGAGATTTTTTGATTTGAAAGTTTCTCTAAAAGTAGAGAGTCTGAAACTTCAATGGAAGGTCTTTTTCCTACTGGTCGTTTTACTTCTATTTTATCGTAAGGTAGATAACCAGATTTATCACATTCAAGACACTTTAGAAACGCTTTTTTAGCAGCAAGTTTTCCCGCAAGAGATATATTGTTACTATCCACTATTTCAAAAAAAGTAAAAAACTTACTCTTCTGAAAGTCCGATAACTTTACAATCTCAGAGATAGTTTGCACCTCTAATGAAAGTCTTTTCATTCAGGCATAGGTATAATATTTACAATTTTACTGCCTTTTCTTTGAGAAAATTCCACAGTGCCATCTATTAAACTGAATAAGGTATAATCTCTACCCATTCCAGCTCCACGTCCGGGCTTAATTCTGCTTCCTCTCTGCCTCACAATAATACTTCCAGCAGTAACTACCTGACCACCATAAACTTTCGTTTCTAAATATTTAGGTCTTGAATCCCTACCGTTTCCTTGTTTTTTTCTTCCCATAGTGTTAAAGATTATAACTCAAAAAAGAGTTTTTGTCAACATCATTAATAAAAGTTATACTAACCAACTAAAAGTATAAGGTGT encodes the following:
- a CDS encoding 2-C-methyl-D-erythritol 4-phosphate cytidylyltransferase, with product MIGVIIAGGGGGTRLDGQPKAFLKVAGKELIYYSLDLFHNEVDEIVIVLPLADVKKWKPRIENGYKNVKVVSGGQHRQDSIRNGLKAFEKKNDIVFVHDVARPFLTLELFKRIKEGAEKYGACIPYVGACDTLKEVNNSFVGKTL
- a CDS encoding NAD(P)H-hydrate dehydratase translates to MKIPERLKETHKGDYGHLLVLGGSTGLTGAVCLTANAALRSGCGLVTVGIPESLNDILEVKLTEAMSLPLPETATRTFSKQAVKPCLKFINEKVDGIVIGPGISTNIETADFVKQVIMQAGKPVVIDADALKIVSEEKDILKNLKFGSILTPHPGEMGYLTSLKTHNIQKCREKVGRDFAKENSTVVVLKGARTIVTDGQQLYVNLTGNPGMASAGSGDVLAGIIGSFLVQGLDYFEAGKLGVYIHGLAGDFATKEKGEISLIASDIIEYLPVAFGFIKNI
- a CDS encoding 50S ribosomal protein L27; protein product: MGRKKQGNGRDSRPKYLETKVYGGQVVTAGSIIVRQRGSRIKPGRGAGMGRDYTLFSLIDGTVEFSQRKGSKIVNIIPMPE